The following proteins are encoded in a genomic region of Magnolia sinica isolate HGM2019 chromosome 1, MsV1, whole genome shotgun sequence:
- the LOC131232480 gene encoding uncharacterized protein LOC131232480, whose translation MVFFCFLVDQKRVVRNSKPAAGTCSRCGGGASVADMKTATRFCYIPFYWRSWRAIICTFCGAILKSYR comes from the coding sequence ATGGTTTTCTTCTGCTTTCTCGTGGATCAAAAGCGTGTGGTGAGGAACAGCAAGCCGGCAGCCGGGACCTGCTCGCGGTGCGGCGGAGGAGCGAGTGTCGCTGACATGAAAACAGCTACGAGGTTCTGTTACATCCCGTTCTACTGGCGGTCTTGGCGCGCAATCATCTGCACGTTCTGTGGAGCAATTCTCAAATCCTACCGATGA
- the LOC131232363 gene encoding internal alternative NAD(P)H-ubiquinone oxidoreductase A1, mitochondrial-like — protein sequence MALSRILRSSLRQSLAANSAAKMSISNDINQNGVVSASQRYSSLTRNVAPNSDFKSQTMDSISFWRRGISILPHRQLPLAESVIEDSDSEFDGSKLLPGLGPTKPHEKPRVVVLGTGWAACRFLKGLDTKMYDVVCISPRNHMVFTPLLASTCVGTLEFRSVAEPVSRIQPALAGSPNSYFYLASCKGIDMDKHEVYCETISNDGLLHDPYRFKVAYDKLVIAAGADPLTFNINGVKEHAFFLRDVPHAQEIRRKLLLNLMLSENPGISEEEKKRLLHCVVIGGGPTGVEFSGELSDFIMKDVHERYSHVKDHIRVTLIEANEILSSFDVGLRQYATKHLTKCGVRLVRGVVKEVHQKKIVLNDGTNVPYGLLVWSTGVGPSQFVKSLGLPESPGGRIGIDEWLRVPSVEDVFALGDCAGFLEQTGKQVLPALAQVAEREGKYLAELFRKIGKQNGGKAFSAKDIPLGDPFVYKHLGSMASVGRYKALVDLRQSKDTKGLSHAGFISWLIWRSAYLTRVLSWRNRFYVAVNWATTFVFGRDNTRIG from the exons ATGGCATTGTCAAGGATTCTAAGAAGTAGCTTAAGACAGTCATTAGCTGCTAATTCAGCAGCAAAAATGTCCATTAGCAATGACATAAACCAGAATGGTGTGGTGTCGGCCAGCCAACGCTACTCATCTTTGACTAGAAACGTTGCGCCAAACAGCGATTTCAAGTCCCAAACGATGGATTCTATCAGTTTTTGGAGAAGGGGAATAAGCATATTGCCTCACCGCCAACTCCCTTTAGCCGAGAGCGTTATTGAGGATTCCGACTCGGAGTTCGATGGTAGTAAGTTATTACCAGGGTTGGGGCCAACAAAGCCGCACGAGAAGCCAAGGGTTGTTGTTTTGGGTACTGGGTGGGCCGCCTGCCGGTTTCTGAAAGGGCTGGACACGAAGATGTATGACGTTGTTTGCATATCGCCGAGGAATCATATGGTTTTCACTCCTCTACTCGCGTCTACTTGCGTTGGGACGCTTGAATTCCGGTCGGTTGCCGAGCCAGTCAGTCGGATACAGCCTGCATTGGCAGGTTCTCCCAATTCTTACTTCTACCTGGCCTCTTGTAAAGGAATCGACATGGACAAACATGAA GTTTATTGTGAGACAATTAGCAATGATGGACTCCTTCATGATCCTTATCGCTTTAAGGTGGCGTATGATAAGCTAGTCATTGCAGCCGGGGCTGATCCCTTAACTTTCAACATCAATGGGGTGAAGGAACATGCGTTTTTTCTCCGTGACGTACCACATGCTCAAGAAATACGAAGGAAGCTCCTTTTGAATCTCATGCTCTCTGAAAATCCTG GCATAtcggaagaagaaaagaagcgcCTCTTACACTGCGTTGTCATTGGAGGTGGCCCCACAGGTGTTGAGTTCAGCGGCGAACTAAGTGATTTCATCATGAAAGATGTACATGAACGGTATTCTCATGTTAAGGACCACATTCGTGTCACCCTCATAgag GCAAATGAAATCTTGTcgtcatttgatgttggattgaggCAATATGCAACCAAGCATTTGACCAAG tgCGGTGTTCGCCTTGTGCGGGGTGTCGTGAAAGAGGTGCACCAAAAGAAGATAGTCCTCAACGATGGGACCAATGTTCCCTATGGTCTACTAGTCTGGTCTACAGGGGTCGGCCCCTCGCAGTTTGTGAAATCACTAGGTCTTCCTGAGTCTCCTGGTGGAAG AATCGGTATTGATGAGTGGTTGCGGGTTCCTTCAGTAGAAGATGTGTTTGCACTTGGAGATTGTGCTGGTTTTCTTGAACAGACAGGGAAACAAGTTCTTCCAGCTCTAGCTCAG GTCGCAGAGAGGGAAGGCAAGTACCTAGCAGAGCTTTTCCGTAAGATAGGAAAGCAGAATGGAGGCAAAGCTTTCAGTGCCAAAGACATCCCTCTAGGAGATCCTTTTGTCTATAAACACCTCGGAAGCATGGCATCTGTAGGGCGTTATAAAGCACTGGTCGATCTACGCCAAAGCAAG GATACAAAGGGCCTTTCGCATGCAGGGTTTATCAGCTGGCTGATTTGGCGTTCCGCATACCTGACACGTGTCCTCAGTTGGAGGAATAGGTTCTACGTGGCTGTTAACTGGGCCACCACGTTCGTTTTCGGCCGCGACAACACCAGGATAGGCTAA